The Corallococcus macrosporus genome segment CTCGACGAGCATGTTGCCGTCGAGCTCCAGGGGCCCCTTCACGAGGGTGTAGGAATTGGGCGGGCGCCACGGCGCGGGGCCGCCCTGCTTCACCCCGTCGAGCTCGGCCCAGGGCTCCTCCACGTCGAGCGTGAGCAGGGTGTCGACGAACTCGCGGAGCGGCGCGGGGGCCGTCTGGAGCTGGGGCGGTGCGGTGGGCCTGGGAGGCATGGACGGGCGCTTCCTTCGTGGGAGGGTGCCCGTTCCTCCTGCCCGACGTGCTCGGCGGGTGGCAATCCCTTTCTTCGGGTTACTCGCAGGTGGCAAGGAACTCCGCGCCGTGCTCCTGGCACCAGCGGCGGTACGTCTCCAGCCGGTCCGCGGGCGACACGCTCTTGAGCACCTGGCCGTCCTCGCCCAGGTATTCGATGGCGCCCTTCACGTTGATGAACAGGACCACGGGCTCGTCGCCCACGACCTTCCAGCTGTCGACGTTGCCGGGCGGCTCATAGACATACATTCCCGGGCCAATCACTTCTCCGGTGTCGAGCAGCTGGCGGCGCCCGGAGAGGTTGAAGGCGTGCGACTCGCCGACGTGGCGGTGCTGGGGGATGACGGTGCCGGGCTCCAGGCGGAAGAGGTACATCCAGCCGCTGCCGTCGCGGAAGAAGCGCAGCGGCTTGAACGCAAGCCCGGGCCGGCCCATGGGGATCCACGGCATGCGTTCAGGGTCGATGGGATGGGAGGCGTAGTTCGGTGAAGTCATGGGAGGAGTGTGTCCCCGCGATGGACCGGTGATGGGGCCAGGATTGACGAATTCCATTGGGCCAATCCGTGGGAGGATGGGGCATGGATTTCCACGTGGAGCTCCAGGGCCGCCGGGACCTGGCGGGGCAGATCTACCGGGGACTGCGGGCCGCCATCCTCGACGGACGCCTGCGGCGCGGCGAGCGGCTGCCGCCCACCCGCGAGCTGGCCCTGCGCCTGGACGTGGCGCGCAACACCGTGAGCGTCGCGTATGAATGGCTCACCGCCGAGGGCCTCATCGCGGGGCGCACGCGGGCGGGCAGCTTCGTCCAGGGAGCCGCCTCCAGGCCGCGAGGCCGCAGGGAGGCGCTGGTGCCGCTGCGAGCCCGGGCCTTCTGGCGCGCGCTGCCGGACCTGCCCGTGCCGCTGGCGCCCACCGCGTATGACTTTGGCGTGGGCAGCCCGGACGTCTCGGGCTTCCCCTTCGAGTCCTGGCGCCGGCTGGTGGCGCGCCAGCTGCGGCCCGCCGCGCTGCCCCGGGGCTACGTGGACGCGGCGGGACACCGGGGGCTGCGGGAGGCGGTCGCGAGGCACGTGGGCATCGCGCGTGGCGTGCGCGCGGAGCCGGAGGACGTGCTCGTCACCAACGGCGCGCAGCAGGCGTTGGACCTGGTGGGCCGGGTGCTCATCGAGCCGGGAGACTGCGTCGCCGTGGAGGAGCCGGGCTATCCGCCCGCGCGGCAGGTGTTCCAGTCGCTGGGTGCGCGTGTCGTGCCCGTCCCGGTGGACGCGGAAGGGCTGGACGTGTCGGCGCTGCCGGACGCCGCGCGGCTCGTCTACGTCACGCCCTCGCACCAGTTTCCACTGGGCATGCCCATGTCCCCCGCGCGCCGGGCCGCGCTGCTGGAGTGGGCGAAGCGGCGGGACGCGGTGGTGATTGAGGACGACTACGACAGCGAGTTCCGCTTCGGCGGGCGGCCCCTGGAGACGTTGCACGGGATGGACCGCTCCGGGCGGGTGCTCTACGTGGGGTCGTTCTCGAAGGTGATGGTCCCCATGCTGCGGCTGGGGTTCCTCGTCGCGCCGCCGTCGCTCCAGCGGGAGCTGCGGTGGGCCCGGCGCGTGATGGACTGGCACAGCCCGGTGGCGGAGCAGGCCGCGCTCGCGCGCTTCATCGACAGCGGGCTGCTGGCGCGGCACATCCGCAAGATGCGGCGGGAGTACGAGGCGCGGCACGAGCGCGTTGCGGAGGGGCTGGCGCGCCACTGCGGTGATTGGCTCGAGGTGGTGCCCTCCGTGGCGGGCCTGCACCTGAGCGCGACGTTCCGCAAAGGGGGGATGGCGCTGGAGCGGGAGACGGTGGCGAGGGCTCGGGCGGCGGGGGTCGGGCTCGTCACCCTCTCGCGGTACTTCGCGGGGCCGCGCGCCCGGCCGGGGCTGGTGCTGGGCTATGGCGGAATTCCCGCCGCGCGCGTCCCGGAAGGACTCCGGAGGCTGGGGGCCAGTCTCCTCCCGGTGGTGGGATTGACGAAGGATTGAAGGCGGGCCCTAATCCCTCTCATGCTCAACGCCGCCGAGGGGGACGTCGCATCGCAGCCCATGTGTCCGCAGCATCCCGAACGGGAGGCGGTGCGCACCTGTGCGCGGTGTGGGAGGTACGCGTGCGCGTCGTGCGAGGGCGGCGACGGCCGATGCCGTGAGTGCACGCGGCTCTCGGCGCTGGAGGTGCCGGACTCTCGGGCGCGGGCGCGCCGGGCCACGGTGACACAGTACGTCTCCGGCGGCGCGTCGCTGCTGGGCCTGCTCTTCAACCTCCTGCTGCTTCCCGAGCTCAAGGGGGAGCGGCTGTCTCTTGCCGCGAATGGCATGTTGATCCTGGGTGGCAGCGTCACCATCGCCGCGCTGGTGTGTTTCCTGATGTGGGTCCACCGCGTGGTCCGGCAGCTCAAGGCCCTGGGAGAGGACATCGGGATGAGTCCTGCCCGAGCGGTCTGGATGTGGCTGATCCCGCTCGTCAACTGGGTGAAGCCGTATCACGTGATGCGGGACATCGCGGAGCGGCTGGGGGGAATGTCGTTCGTCGCGGTGCTCCCACTGCAACTGTGGTGGGGTGTGAACGTCGCGGCGCGCATCCTGGAGCGGGTGGAGAGCAGGATGCTGGCCGGCAAGCCTGGCGAGGTCGACCCCACGACCGCCGAGATGGTGGGGCTGGTGTCCTCGGTCTGCGCCGTGGCCGTGGCCTACCTCAGCGTGCAGCTCATCAAGGAGGTCCAGGTCCGGCTCGACCAGCGCCGCCAGGGCCTGTACGAGCAGGAGGCCCCGGTCTCCGAGGACGTGGCCACGGCGGCGTGAATCCCGCTATTTGGACAGGCGCGTCGCGTGACTCGCGGCGAGCTTCCACTGGCCGTCGCGGTACACCCACGTGTCGGTGAACTGGTAGTCGCCCTCGAACTGCGTCTTGCCGGAGTGGCCCTTGAGGGTGGTGATGCCGGTGACGACGGCGGCGTCGCCGTAGAGGCGGACCTTCTGGTGGTGGTTGCGGAAGACCTCATAGACGGGGTCCTTCTTCGCGACCTCCGCGAGGTTCTGCTCCAGGTCCGTCACGGTGCCCTTGGAGTCGGTGAGCGTGAAGCGCGCGTCCAGGCTCTTGCGAAGGGTGGCGACGTCAGCGGTCTCGAAGGCGCGGCAGAGCGCGGCCTCGACCTTGAGCAGCTCGCGCTCGTCTTGCGCGGGGTCCCGCGCTTCCGCGACGCCCGTGGCGAGGGCGAGGACGGTGGTCAGCGTGGTCTGGAGTTTCATCCGAGGCTCCGGGCGTGAGGTGGAGACCGCACGCTAGCGCGGCGAAGGAAGCGCGGCGACGCGGACCAGTTGCTTGCCCAGGTTGCGGCCCTCGAAGAGGCCGCGCAGGGCGGAAGGGGCCTGCTCCAGTCCCTCCGCGACGGTCTCCGCCAGGACGAGCTCACCGCGCGCGGCCCAGGTGGACAGCTCGCGAAAGGCGTCGGGGAAGCGAGCGACGTGGTCCAGGAAGATGAAGCCCTCCATGCGGGCCCGCTTGAAGGCCAGCTGCATGTAATTGCGCGGCGTGGCGCCGTAGTCGTGGTCCTTGTAGCCGGAGGAGACGGCGCCACAGAGCACCACGCGGGCGCGCACGGCGAGCTGGTCCAGCGCCGCCTCCAGCACGGGCCCGCCCACGTTGTCGAAGAAGACATCCACGCCCCTGGGCGTCAGGGCCTGGAGTCGCGTCCGGACGTCCTCGGACTTGTAGTCGATGCACGCGTCGAACCGGGCAACGCGGGTCACCCAGTCGGCCTTCTGGGGCCCGCCCGCGATGCCGATGACCCGGCAGCCCCGGAGCCGAGCCACCTGACCTGCGATGGAGCCCACGCTGCCCGCGGCACCGGAGACGAGGACGGTCTCGCCGGGGGCCGCGCGGGCCACGTCGGTCATGCCAATCCAGGCGGTCAGCCCGCTGGCGCCGTAGAGGTACAGCATGGCCTTGGGGTCGATGCCGTCCGGCACCTTGTTGAAGCCGAAGAGGCCCGCGTCACCGGCCAGCGCGTACTCCTGCCAGCCCGTCATGCCCGCCACCCAGTCGCCGACGGCCAGCCGCTCCGAGCGGGACGCGATGACCTGCCCGACGCCCACGCCGCGCATGACTTCGCCGAGCTCGACGGGCGGGATGTAGGTCGCGTGGGGATTGAGCCAGGTGCGTTGGGTGGGTTCGATGGAAAGCCAGACGACGCGCACCAGCGCTTCGCCGGGGCCCGGGGTGGGCACCGGCGTTTGACGCCATTCGAAGCAGGCGTCGGAGACTTCATCGTGGGGACGCGACTTCAGCACCCACTGGTGGTTCAAGGCGCCTCCTTGGAGAAGGCAGGGGCGGCGAGCCTGCGGGCGCAGTCGCGGATGTCGCCCGGCCAGCCCCGGGTCCACTTGTTGAAGCGGGTGCGGTCGCCCGAGTAGAGCGCGCGAGCGGCCTCCTCGTAACCCGGGGCATTGCCGGCCATCGTGGTCATGAAGCGGTCCGTGGCGGCCTGGGCACGGCGGACACGGTCAGCATCCCCGCTGCTCGCGCGAGCGGCCTCCACGAGCTTGCGCAAGGCCACGGACGCGCCGCCGGGTTGCTCGGACAGCCACTCCCAGTGGCGAGGCAGCAGTGTCACCTCCCGGGCCACCACGCCCAGCTTGGGGCGGCCGGGGCCTCGGGGCTC includes the following:
- a CDS encoding cupin domain-containing protein, coding for MTSPNYASHPIDPERMPWIPMGRPGLAFKPLRFFRDGSGWMYLFRLEPGTVIPQHRHVGESHAFNLSGRRQLLDTGEVIGPGMYVYEPPGNVDSWKVVGDEPVVLFINVKGAIEYLGEDGQVLKSVSPADRLETYRRWCQEHGAEFLATCE
- a CDS encoding PLP-dependent aminotransferase family protein, with amino-acid sequence MDFHVELQGRRDLAGQIYRGLRAAILDGRLRRGERLPPTRELALRLDVARNTVSVAYEWLTAEGLIAGRTRAGSFVQGAASRPRGRREALVPLRARAFWRALPDLPVPLAPTAYDFGVGSPDVSGFPFESWRRLVARQLRPAALPRGYVDAAGHRGLREAVARHVGIARGVRAEPEDVLVTNGAQQALDLVGRVLIEPGDCVAVEEPGYPPARQVFQSLGARVVPVPVDAEGLDVSALPDAARLVYVTPSHQFPLGMPMSPARRAALLEWAKRRDAVVIEDDYDSEFRFGGRPLETLHGMDRSGRVLYVGSFSKVMVPMLRLGFLVAPPSLQRELRWARRVMDWHSPVAEQAALARFIDSGLLARHIRKMRREYEARHERVAEGLARHCGDWLEVVPSVAGLHLSATFRKGGMALERETVARARAAGVGLVTLSRYFAGPRARPGLVLGYGGIPAARVPEGLRRLGASLLPVVGLTKD
- a CDS encoding DUF2239 family protein; the encoded protein is MPSPSVTWTAFAGQRLLASGSPAEVVTAAKGALDAGESESLLLFDDATGRTVDFHLRGTLEQVLARLQPSPDPAAESSEPRGPGRPKLGVVAREVTLLPRHWEWLSEQPGGASVALRKLVEAARASSGDADRVRRAQAATDRFMTTMAGNAPGYEEAARALYSGDRTRFNKWTRGWPGDIRDCARRLAAPAFSKEAP
- a CDS encoding NADP-dependent oxidoreductase, which produces MNHQWVLKSRPHDEVSDACFEWRQTPVPTPGPGEALVRVVWLSIEPTQRTWLNPHATYIPPVELGEVMRGVGVGQVIASRSERLAVGDWVAGMTGWQEYALAGDAGLFGFNKVPDGIDPKAMLYLYGASGLTAWIGMTDVARAAPGETVLVSGAAGSVGSIAGQVARLRGCRVIGIAGGPQKADWVTRVARFDACIDYKSEDVRTRLQALTPRGVDVFFDNVGGPVLEAALDQLAVRARVVLCGAVSSGYKDHDYGATPRNYMQLAFKRARMEGFIFLDHVARFPDAFRELSTWAARGELVLAETVAEGLEQAPSALRGLFEGRNLGKQLVRVAALPSPR
- a CDS encoding DUF4328 domain-containing protein, producing MLNAAEGDVASQPMCPQHPEREAVRTCARCGRYACASCEGGDGRCRECTRLSALEVPDSRARARRATVTQYVSGGASLLGLLFNLLLLPELKGERLSLAANGMLILGGSVTIAALVCFLMWVHRVVRQLKALGEDIGMSPARAVWMWLIPLVNWVKPYHVMRDIAERLGGMSFVAVLPLQLWWGVNVAARILERVESRMLAGKPGEVDPTTAEMVGLVSSVCAVAVAYLSVQLIKEVQVRLDQRRQGLYEQEAPVSEDVATAA
- a CDS encoding nuclear transport factor 2 family protein, whose product is MKLQTTLTTVLALATGVAEARDPAQDERELLKVEAALCRAFETADVATLRKSLDARFTLTDSKGTVTDLEQNLAEVAKKDPVYEVFRNHHQKVRLYGDAAVVTGITTLKGHSGKTQFEGDYQFTDTWVYRDGQWKLAASHATRLSK